One Halolamina litorea genomic window carries:
- a CDS encoding helix-turn-helix domain-containing protein encodes MADSMQEMLRSDMQCEGLLECFHDLKGIDKEVFRLLNERGGGLTVDEIADAVDRERSTAYRSVQRLLTAGFLQKEQVNYEQGGYHHVYHPRDAQEIAGEMQRTLNDWYAKVGNLIGEFGEKYDEETPASAES; translated from the coding sequence ATGGCTGACTCGATGCAGGAGATGCTCCGCTCGGACATGCAGTGTGAGGGATTGCTGGAGTGTTTCCACGACCTGAAGGGGATCGACAAGGAGGTGTTCCGCCTGCTGAACGAGCGCGGCGGCGGCCTGACCGTCGACGAGATCGCCGACGCGGTCGACCGTGAGCGCTCGACGGCCTACCGCTCGGTCCAGCGGCTGCTCACCGCCGGCTTCCTCCAGAAGGAGCAGGTGAACTACGAGCAGGGTGGCTACCACCACGTCTACCACCCGCGCGACGCCCAGGAGATCGCGGGCGAGATGCAGCGCACCCTCAACGACTGGTACGCGAAGGTGGGGAACCTGATCGGGGAGTTCGGCGAGAAGTACGACGAGGAGACCCCCGCTTCCGCCGAGAGTTAG
- a CDS encoding DUF302 domain-containing protein, producing the protein MVYTLDETVDGAFDDVVETTIDALDDEGFGVLCDVDVQATFAKKLDAEFRQYRILGACNPPLAKQGLEADVRLGALLPCNVVVYETDEGDVGVSAVDPETLLSVVDDPELDEIGAEVRERFERVLDEVSA; encoded by the coding sequence ATGGTCTATACTCTAGACGAGACGGTCGATGGTGCGTTCGACGACGTAGTCGAGACGACGATCGACGCCCTCGACGACGAGGGGTTCGGTGTCCTCTGTGACGTGGACGTCCAGGCGACGTTCGCGAAGAAACTCGACGCGGAGTTCCGCCAGTACCGGATTCTCGGGGCCTGCAACCCGCCGCTGGCGAAGCAGGGTCTCGAGGCCGACGTCCGCCTCGGCGCGCTGTTGCCCTGTAACGTCGTCGTCTACGAGACCGACGAGGGCGACGTGGGCGTCAGCGCCGTCGACCCGGAGACGCTGCTGTCGGTCGTCGACGACCCCGAACTCGACGAGATCGGCGCCGAAGTGCGCGAGCGCTTCGAGCGCGTGCTCGATGAGGTGAGCGCCTAA
- a CDS encoding class I SAM-dependent methyltransferase gives MPDRFRNTAQPDRDWWEALWEDPARVVERLGVSTGDRVADVCAGDGLFTLALAERTDEAVYAVDLDIDHLSTLEGSAEGAGLSVETVEADARQLDDALPEPVEFVLLANTFHGVADPTAFARTVATTLTDGGRFAVINWRDQPRAETAVLGERRGPPTDLRMPAGETIDAVGDAGFELDAVIDLPPYHYGAIFCPAP, from the coding sequence GTGCCCGACCGCTTCCGCAACACGGCCCAGCCCGACCGTGACTGGTGGGAAGCGCTCTGGGAGGACCCGGCTCGAGTCGTCGAGCGTCTCGGGGTATCGACCGGGGACCGCGTCGCCGACGTCTGTGCCGGTGACGGATTGTTCACGCTCGCACTCGCGGAACGGACCGATGAGGCGGTCTACGCGGTCGACCTCGATATCGACCACCTCTCGACGCTGGAAGGGAGCGCCGAGGGAGCCGGGCTATCCGTCGAGACGGTCGAAGCCGACGCACGCCAACTCGACGACGCGCTGCCGGAGCCGGTAGAGTTCGTCCTGCTGGCGAACACGTTCCACGGCGTCGCCGACCCGACGGCGTTCGCCCGAACGGTCGCGACGACCCTGACAGACGGCGGGCGGTTCGCCGTAATCAACTGGCGTGATCAGCCCAGAGCCGAGACGGCGGTACTGGGCGAGCGACGCGGCCCGCCGACTGACCTGCGGATGCCGGCCGGCGAGACCATCGACGCCGTCGGCGACGCGGGGTTCGAACTCGACGCGGTCATCGACCTACCGCCGTACCACTACGGTGCCATCTTCTGCCCGGCCCCCTGA
- a CDS encoding DUF6691 family protein encodes MSDAGRHPLFTAAIYAGGLIFGLGLAISGMARPEVVLDFLQFEDFGLLFVMGGAAVVTGIVFAVATRLDSTAPLTGSEYTRRVKEFDRNVIVGGVVFGVGWGISGICPGAAYASVGIGNLPILWAIAGMFLGAYGQGYIRSRGSN; translated from the coding sequence ATGAGCGACGCCGGCCGACACCCGCTGTTCACGGCGGCGATCTACGCCGGCGGGCTCATCTTCGGGCTGGGGCTGGCCATCAGCGGGATGGCCCGCCCGGAGGTCGTCCTCGACTTCCTGCAGTTCGAGGACTTCGGCCTCCTGTTCGTGATGGGTGGCGCCGCGGTCGTGACGGGGATCGTCTTCGCCGTCGCGACGCGCCTCGACAGCACTGCGCCCCTGACCGGGAGCGAGTACACTCGCCGAGTGAAAGAGTTCGACCGCAACGTCATCGTCGGCGGCGTGGTCTTCGGCGTCGGCTGGGGGATCTCGGGGATCTGTCCCGGGGCCGCTTACGCCAGCGTCGGCATCGGGAACCTCCCGATCCTCTGGGCGATCGCCGGGATGTTCCTCGGCGCGTACGGCCAGGGGTACATCCGCTCGCGCGGGTCGAACTAA
- a CDS encoding ABC transporter permease translates to MLDTARYEAERRLTGSFVLAVGLAAFAGMMTLIAPGVIGEVDLEALAEQLPPGMVAAFDLRVMGTMAGFIALELYEFLWLVGLGAYIAYIGGGTIAGDVATGRMDTLLSAPISRERLLVEKYLALLTPILLANVAVFLTVFAASRVVNEPIAAADLLAVHALSIPYFLCCGAFGALASVMTAERAVAEGIAAGGVVGAFLLETIGAGANVDWLGTLSPMRYYDPLAVLTASEYDVAGAGILLAAAAVMLVAAAVVFREVDIA, encoded by the coding sequence ATGCTTGACACCGCCCGCTACGAGGCCGAGCGGCGCTTGACCGGTTCATTCGTGCTCGCGGTCGGGCTGGCGGCGTTCGCCGGGATGATGACCCTGATCGCACCCGGCGTGATCGGCGAGGTCGACCTCGAGGCGCTCGCCGAACAGCTCCCGCCGGGCATGGTCGCGGCGTTCGACCTTCGGGTCATGGGGACGATGGCGGGGTTCATCGCGCTCGAACTGTACGAGTTCCTCTGGCTGGTCGGCCTCGGGGCGTACATCGCCTACATCGGCGGCGGGACCATCGCCGGCGACGTGGCGACCGGGCGGATGGACACCCTGCTGTCGGCACCGATCTCCCGGGAGCGACTGCTGGTCGAGAAGTACCTCGCCCTCCTCACGCCGATCCTGTTGGCGAACGTCGCGGTGTTCCTGACCGTGTTCGCGGCCTCGCGGGTGGTGAACGAACCCATCGCCGCCGCCGACCTGCTGGCGGTCCACGCGCTCTCGATCCCGTACTTCCTCTGCTGTGGCGCCTTCGGTGCGCTCGCGTCGGTCATGACCGCCGAGCGTGCCGTCGCCGAGGGGATCGCCGCCGGGGGCGTCGTCGGCGCGTTCCTGCTCGAAACGATCGGCGCCGGGGCGAACGTCGACTGGCTCGGCACCCTCTCGCCGATGCGCTACTACGACCCGCTGGCAGTACTGACCGCCAGCGAGTACGACGTGGCGGGTGCAGGCATCCTGCTGGCGGCGGCGGCGGTGATGCTGGTCGCCGCCGCCGTGGTGTTCCGGGAGGTGGATATCGCGTGA
- a CDS encoding MBL fold metallo-hydrolase, protein MSDQSTTDAAVASITPEALKDRIDAGEDVFLLDVRSEADFAEWRIEGAETINHPYFDLLDGIPEELQEQLPEDRRITVLCAKGGSSEMIAENLQDEGFDVDHLERGMKGWARIYEYQELETDADATVAQYRRPSSGCLAYLVASEGEAAVIDPLRAFTDEYVQDARTLGVDLTYAVDTHIHADHISGIRDLADETGATAVIPEAADARGVDYDREYETVADGDTLSVGDAEIEVVHTPGHTTGMTAYKVGNVLFTGDGLFTESVARPDLEDPEAAKDAARTLYDSLQEKVLPLPEDTVIAPAHFSDSATPNDDGTYTAELGDLVERMDALTMDEESFVEFIVDGMPPRPANYEEIIASNLGREAPDDETAFELELGPNNCAASEEAMTD, encoded by the coding sequence ATGTCCGATCAATCCACGACCGACGCTGCAGTCGCGTCGATCACGCCCGAAGCGCTGAAAGACCGCATCGACGCCGGCGAGGACGTGTTCCTCCTCGACGTGCGCTCCGAGGCCGACTTCGCGGAGTGGCGCATCGAGGGTGCCGAGACGATCAACCACCCCTACTTCGACCTCCTCGACGGGATCCCCGAGGAGCTGCAGGAACAGCTGCCCGAGGACCGCCGGATCACGGTCCTCTGTGCGAAGGGCGGCTCCAGCGAGATGATCGCCGAGAACCTCCAGGACGAGGGGTTCGACGTCGACCACCTCGAGCGCGGGATGAAGGGCTGGGCGCGGATCTACGAGTACCAGGAGCTCGAGACCGACGCCGACGCGACCGTCGCACAGTACCGACGACCCTCCAGTGGCTGTCTCGCCTACCTCGTCGCTTCCGAGGGCGAGGCCGCCGTGATCGACCCGCTCCGAGCGTTCACCGACGAGTACGTCCAGGACGCCCGGACCCTCGGCGTCGACCTCACCTACGCAGTCGACACCCACATCCACGCCGACCACATCTCGGGCATCCGCGACCTCGCCGACGAGACCGGCGCGACCGCGGTGATCCCCGAGGCGGCGGACGCACGCGGCGTCGACTACGACCGCGAGTACGAGACCGTCGCCGACGGCGACACGCTCTCCGTGGGTGACGCCGAGATCGAGGTCGTCCACACACCCGGCCACACGACCGGCATGACGGCCTACAAGGTCGGGAACGTGCTGTTCACCGGCGACGGTCTGTTCACCGAGAGCGTCGCGCGGCCGGACCTCGAGGACCCCGAGGCCGCCAAGGACGCCGCCCGCACGCTGTACGACAGCCTGCAGGAGAAGGTCCTGCCGCTGCCGGAGGACACCGTGATCGCACCGGCACACTTCAGCGACTCGGCGACGCCGAACGACGACGGCACCTACACCGCCGAACTGGGCGACCTCGTCGAGCGCATGGACGCGCTGACGATGGACGAGGAGTCGTTCGTCGAGTTCATCGTCGACGGGATGCCCCCGCGGCCGGCGAACTACGAGGAGATCATCGCCTCGAACCTCGGCCGTGAGGCGCCCGACGACGAAACGGCGTTCGAACTCGAACTCGGGCCGAACAACTGTGCCGCCAGCGAAGAGGCGATGACCGACTGA
- a CDS encoding class I SAM-dependent methyltransferase encodes MGHHTFDPEKASALEDPATRFRYVSVDELVWAASPTDSSTLADLGSGTGFYTREVAERAGTVYGVDVQEAMHEYHRESGVPENVELVTAGVADLPFADDELDGAFSTMTFHEFATDEAIAELARVVASGGRIGIADWAADGEGEAGPPVSERYGLEDAIEQFEAGGFEVEFGASRPETFLLVARAP; translated from the coding sequence ATGGGACACCACACGTTCGACCCCGAGAAGGCGTCGGCGCTCGAAGACCCGGCAACGCGGTTCAGATACGTCTCCGTCGACGAACTGGTCTGGGCGGCCTCGCCGACAGACTCGTCGACGCTGGCTGACCTCGGGAGCGGGACCGGCTTCTACACCCGCGAGGTCGCCGAGCGTGCCGGCACCGTCTACGGCGTCGACGTACAGGAGGCCATGCACGAGTACCACCGGGAGTCCGGGGTCCCCGAGAACGTCGAACTCGTCACCGCGGGCGTCGCGGACCTCCCCTTCGCCGACGACGAACTCGACGGCGCGTTCTCGACGATGACGTTCCACGAGTTCGCGACCGACGAGGCGATCGCGGAACTCGCCCGCGTCGTCGCCAGCGGGGGGCGTATCGGCATCGCCGACTGGGCCGCCGACGGCGAGGGTGAGGCCGGGCCGCCGGTGTCGGAGCGCTACGGTCTGGAGGACGCCATCGAACAGTTCGAAGCCGGCGGCTTCGAGGTCGAGTTCGGGGCGAGTCGGCCCGAGACGTTCCTGCTGGTCGCCCGGGCGCCGTAA
- a CDS encoding MBL fold metallo-hydrolase: MNNTISADEVARRLQDESDDLFVLDVRNEDDFEEWQIPGSTNLPVYDELLDHEFSTLEAHLDELPEDREIAIVCVGGVTSSRAAAVLRDNGFEAASVADGMNGWGRVHRAYEADGVEGVVQIVRPGTGCLSYLVHDGESAVAVDPSQYVDVYLNAAEERDLDIVAVADTHAHADHVSGGPDIAAEHDVPYYLHEADAGDRDDVTTVTDGDSIPVGSRELDVLYTPGHTPGSVSFQFGDGLLSGDTLFLRSVGRPDLEDSDEDAVRTAASELFDSLNGLLALDDDAVVLPGHFTDETYRPLQTDLGALRDETTNELFSYAADGDRESFVETIVESLADEPANYNQIKQINWGNERAGEDAEALELGPNNCAAN, translated from the coding sequence ATGAACAATACCATCTCGGCCGACGAGGTCGCACGGCGACTTCAGGACGAGTCCGACGACCTGTTCGTCCTCGACGTCCGCAACGAGGACGACTTCGAGGAGTGGCAGATCCCGGGAAGCACGAACCTCCCGGTGTACGACGAGCTACTCGACCACGAGTTCTCGACGTTGGAAGCCCACCTCGACGAACTGCCCGAGGACCGCGAGATCGCCATCGTCTGTGTCGGCGGAGTCACCTCCTCGCGCGCCGCGGCGGTGCTGCGCGACAACGGCTTCGAGGCCGCGTCCGTCGCCGACGGGATGAACGGCTGGGGCCGGGTTCACCGCGCCTACGAGGCCGACGGCGTCGAGGGCGTCGTCCAGATCGTGCGGCCCGGGACCGGCTGTCTGTCCTACCTCGTCCACGACGGCGAGTCTGCCGTCGCGGTCGACCCGAGCCAGTACGTCGACGTGTACCTCAACGCCGCCGAGGAGCGTGACCTCGACATCGTCGCCGTCGCGGACACCCACGCCCACGCGGACCACGTCTCGGGCGGCCCCGATATCGCCGCCGAGCACGACGTGCCGTACTACCTCCACGAGGCCGACGCGGGGGATCGAGACGACGTGACGACGGTGACTGACGGGGACTCGATCCCGGTCGGGAGCCGCGAACTCGACGTGCTCTACACGCCGGGGCACACTCCCGGCAGCGTCTCGTTCCAGTTCGGCGACGGCCTGCTCTCAGGTGACACGCTGTTCCTCCGGAGCGTCGGCCGCCCCGACCTCGAGGACAGCGACGAGGACGCCGTCCGGACCGCAGCCAGCGAGCTGTTCGACAGCCTCAACGGCCTGCTCGCGCTCGACGACGACGCCGTCGTCCTGCCCGGCCACTTCACCGACGAGACCTACCGGCCGCTCCAGACCGACCTCGGCGCGCTCCGGGACGAGACGACCAACGAACTGTTCAGCTACGCCGCCGACGGCGACCGTGAGTCGTTCGTCGAGACCATCGTCGAGAGCCTCGCCGACGAGCCGGCCAACTACAACCAGATCAAGCAGATCAACTGGGGCAACGAACGCGCCGGCGAGGACGCCGAGGCGCTCGAACTCGGCCCGAACAACTGCGCGGCCAACTGA
- a CDS encoding ABC transporter permease subunit: MSADSDGSALRTVARFEAERRLRTAVVAAAVLSAYGVLFVWVGPELVGGEEMQALLDAMPAVLTAMLGFESLASLSGLLAGEYYTFGWLVGLAGYVAYSTAGAVAGDVERGRMDTLLSAPVSRPTVLVGYFLALLVPIVVVNAVTAPVLYVSAVLFDATLSAERLVAFHVLSIPYLLFWAGVGLLLGSVTDRSRVAGRVALALVFGSWLAEAVLDVTDYAWVGAVLPTRYLDPSGILVDGEYNLVAAAVLLAGTAVIVGLSRAAFARRDL; this comes from the coding sequence GTGAGCGCCGACTCCGACGGCTCGGCGCTCCGGACGGTCGCCCGCTTCGAGGCCGAGCGCCGCCTGCGGACCGCCGTCGTAGCCGCGGCCGTGCTCTCGGCGTACGGCGTGCTGTTCGTCTGGGTCGGCCCGGAACTGGTCGGCGGGGAGGAGATGCAGGCGCTGCTCGACGCGATGCCCGCGGTGCTGACGGCGATGCTCGGCTTCGAGAGCCTCGCCTCCCTCTCGGGGCTGCTCGCCGGCGAGTACTACACGTTCGGCTGGCTGGTCGGTCTTGCCGGCTACGTCGCCTACAGCACCGCCGGCGCGGTCGCCGGCGACGTGGAGCGCGGGCGGATGGATACCCTGCTGTCGGCGCCGGTCTCGCGGCCGACGGTACTCGTGGGCTACTTCCTCGCGCTGTTGGTCCCGATCGTCGTCGTCAACGCCGTCACGGCGCCCGTGTTGTACGTCTCGGCGGTCCTCTTCGACGCGACGCTATCCGCCGAGCGACTGGTCGCGTTCCACGTGCTGTCGATACCGTACCTCCTCTTCTGGGCCGGCGTCGGCCTGCTGCTCGGGTCGGTGACGGATCGGAGCCGTGTCGCCGGCCGGGTGGCGCTCGCGCTGGTGTTCGGGTCGTGGTTGGCAGAAGCGGTGTTGGACGTCACCGACTACGCGTGGGTCGGGGCGGTCCTGCCGACGCGGTACCTGGATCCCTCCGGGATACTCGTCGACGGCGAGTACAATCTCGTGGCAGCGGCGGTCCTGCTGGCCGGGACGGCCGTGATCGTCGGGCTGAGTCGTGCAGCGTTCGCTCGGCGCGACCTCTAA
- a CDS encoding sulfurtransferase TusA family protein has translation MTEYDITETLDVKGENCPMPVVKTKQAIDGLAGGDVLEVVATDSGSMSDLGGWADTTEGVELLEQEEGDGVYKHYVQVTE, from the coding sequence ATGACCGAGTACGACATCACCGAGACCCTCGACGTGAAAGGAGAGAACTGCCCGATGCCCGTCGTCAAGACCAAGCAGGCCATCGACGGCCTCGCCGGCGGCGACGTGCTCGAGGTGGTGGCCACCGACTCCGGGAGTATGAGCGACCTGGGCGGCTGGGCCGACACGACCGAGGGCGTCGAGCTTCTCGAACAGGAGGAGGGTGACGGCGTGTACAAGCACTACGTGCAGGTGACCGAATGA
- a CDS encoding inorganic phosphate transporter, with the protein MDLAFIALFVAAGIASLFMAWVIGAGSSGATPFAPAVGANEISTMRAAFVVGILGFTGAVTQGANVSEAVGSGLVGGVSLPLSGVIGVLVIGAGLMAVGIKTGYPIATAFTVTGSVIGIGLAMGGEPVWPKYTQIGAVWVFTPFVGGGIAYAIASVLPRPDVPERFSVAALAGLVGAVTMNIEFAFLGSSRGGGSIASVVGGLIGLGWAGILLVTLLAFVGVAAAVSIDIQRNPSAGLSRVLLGLGSLVAFSAGGSQVGLAVGPLLPLLDGIETVSTLAVLVGGGFGILVGSWTGAPRMIKSLAQDYSSLGPRRSIAALVPSFLIAQTAVLLGVPVSFNEIVVSAIIGSGAAVGGRDAISGRKIVVTVGAWAGSFVLAFGLAYGVAAILP; encoded by the coding sequence ATGGACCTCGCATTCATCGCCCTCTTCGTGGCAGCAGGTATCGCCAGTCTGTTCATGGCGTGGGTCATCGGCGCTGGTTCGAGCGGTGCTACTCCGTTTGCCCCCGCTGTCGGCGCAAACGAGATATCCACCATGCGGGCCGCGTTCGTGGTCGGCATCCTGGGTTTCACCGGCGCTGTAACACAGGGCGCGAACGTCTCCGAAGCGGTCGGAAGTGGGCTCGTCGGCGGCGTGAGTCTCCCGCTGTCGGGCGTGATCGGGGTTCTCGTGATCGGCGCCGGGCTGATGGCGGTCGGTATCAAGACCGGCTACCCGATCGCGACCGCGTTCACCGTCACCGGATCGGTGATCGGGATCGGGCTGGCCATGGGCGGCGAGCCCGTCTGGCCGAAGTACACGCAGATCGGTGCCGTCTGGGTGTTTACCCCCTTCGTCGGCGGCGGCATCGCGTACGCCATCGCGAGCGTACTCCCGCGGCCCGACGTTCCCGAGCGGTTCAGCGTCGCGGCCCTCGCGGGGCTGGTCGGTGCGGTGACGATGAACATCGAGTTCGCGTTCCTCGGTTCGAGCCGGGGGGGTGGCTCCATCGCTTCCGTTGTGGGAGGGTTGATCGGACTCGGGTGGGCCGGCATCCTGCTAGTCACTCTGCTCGCGTTCGTCGGCGTCGCGGCCGCGGTCTCGATCGATATCCAGCGCAATCCCTCCGCGGGGCTGAGTCGCGTTCTGCTCGGGCTCGGCTCGCTGGTCGCGTTCTCCGCGGGCGGATCCCAGGTTGGGCTCGCAGTCGGTCCACTCCTCCCGCTGCTGGACGGCATCGAGACAGTCTCGACGCTCGCAGTGCTCGTCGGCGGTGGTTTCGGCATCTTGGTCGGGTCGTGGACGGGCGCACCACGGATGATCAAGTCGCTGGCCCAAGACTACTCGTCGCTCGGCCCGCGGCGCTCGATCGCGGCGCTCGTGCCGTCGTTCCTGATCGCCCAGACCGCCGTCCTGTTGGGCGTCCCGGTTTCGTTCAACGAGATCGTGGTGAGTGCGATCATCGGGAGCGGCGCCGCCGTCGGCGGCCGTGACGCCATCAGCGGGCGAAAGATCGTGGTTACAGTCGGCGCGTGGGCCGGCTCGTTCGTGCTGGCGTTCGGTCTCGCCTACGGCGTTGCGGCGATACTTCCCTGA
- a CDS encoding YeeE/YedE family protein encodes MTALTPLLAAGELFPRGVLPYLLGGLLVGAGASVIYLSTGIIAGASTFLESTLSYVSDVDRFNRFKYVQSRGWRVVFTAGIVSGAALWSFLLGPELTAAMPSFASTAGLATEAGAWTTDVQWWRLLGGGVLVGVGTRLGKGCTSGHGVCGVGSVSNTSLVNVATFMAFAIGTAQLVQAVGVSP; translated from the coding sequence ATGACGGCGCTGACACCGCTGCTCGCGGCGGGTGAGCTCTTCCCGCGAGGGGTACTGCCGTACCTCCTCGGGGGGCTGCTCGTGGGCGCCGGCGCTTCGGTCATCTACCTCTCGACGGGGATCATCGCCGGCGCGAGCACGTTCCTCGAGTCGACGCTGTCGTACGTCTCGGACGTGGACCGGTTCAACCGGTTCAAGTACGTCCAGTCGCGGGGCTGGCGCGTCGTCTTCACGGCGGGGATCGTCAGCGGTGCCGCGCTCTGGAGCTTCCTCCTCGGCCCCGAACTCACCGCGGCGATGCCCTCGTTCGCGTCGACGGCGGGGCTCGCGACCGAGGCGGGCGCGTGGACCACCGACGTCCAGTGGTGGCGACTGCTCGGCGGCGGCGTCCTCGTCGGCGTCGGCACCCGACTCGGGAAGGGGTGTACGTCGGGCCACGGCGTCTGTGGCGTCGGTTCCGTCTCTAACACGTCGCTGGTGAACGTCGCGACGTTCATGGCGTTCGCCATCGGGACCGCACAGCTCGTGCAGGCCGTGGGGGTGTCGCCATGA
- a CDS encoding DsrE/DsrF/DrsH-like family protein: MSTDTTGGDAAAAEDAPTRAELAARVEELEESLAAVEDDGEKKMSIIATKGTLDMAYPPLILASTAAAFGYDVTVFHTFWGLDILHEKHSKNLKMSSVGNPNMPVPNAIAALPGMDRMTTRMMEGRIEDNDTATIEELLETSLDMGVEFQACQMTIDLMDYDEDDFFDGVTTGVGAATAIQDMADADIQLLI; the protein is encoded by the coding sequence ATGAGTACCGACACGACCGGCGGCGACGCCGCCGCGGCCGAGGACGCCCCGACCCGTGCGGAACTGGCCGCGCGCGTCGAGGAACTGGAGGAGTCGCTGGCGGCCGTCGAGGACGACGGCGAGAAGAAGATGTCCATCATCGCCACCAAGGGCACGCTGGACATGGCCTACCCGCCGCTGATCCTCGCCAGCACCGCGGCCGCGTTCGGCTACGACGTGACCGTGTTCCACACGTTCTGGGGGCTGGACATTCTCCACGAGAAACACTCGAAGAACCTCAAGATGAGTTCGGTCGGCAACCCCAACATGCCCGTACCCAACGCCATCGCGGCGCTGCCCGGGATGGACCGCATGACCACGCGCATGATGGAGGGTCGCATCGAGGACAACGACACGGCCACCATCGAGGAGCTGCTGGAGACCAGCCTCGACATGGGCGTCGAGTTCCAAGCCTGTCAGATGACCATCGACCTGATGGACTACGACGAGGACGACTTCTTCGACGGCGTCACCACCGGCGTCGGCGCGGCGACGGCGATCCAAGACATGGCCGACGCCGACATCCAGCTCCTGATCTAA
- a CDS encoding sulfite exporter TauE/SafE family protein, whose translation MELFGVSVTFLALFAGFGVLIGLLFGFFGMGGSFLVTPALMVMGYETDVAVASGLAFVFATSVIATLKHRDLGQVDYKLGVLMIAGTTGGIEVGKIGLHFLQDLGLADTVVSVIYVLLLGGIGLFVTYTAMGDGDGGGLSPDHDEADGEIDADDIPDIAKKIQSYNIPPMMKLRGGIRVSLWLILGVAFATGLLSGFLGVGGGFIRMPALFYLIGVPVPIAVGTDLFEIVFSGGIGSFLYAMDGAVNLTIVVPLLAGSALGARLGAAATDLVNEDDIKVYFGVMLLLGSIAVAVRQVGNAIDVPVLQTVSLVIIVGAAVLVAGAVVVSSIRELRAESTTTTTSTAD comes from the coding sequence ATGGAACTGTTCGGCGTGAGCGTGACGTTTCTCGCGCTGTTCGCCGGGTTCGGCGTACTGATCGGCCTCCTGTTCGGGTTCTTCGGGATGGGGGGGTCGTTCCTCGTCACGCCCGCACTGATGGTGATGGGGTACGAGACCGACGTGGCGGTCGCCTCCGGCCTCGCGTTCGTGTTCGCGACCTCAGTGATTGCGACCCTGAAACACCGTGACTTGGGGCAGGTCGACTACAAGCTCGGGGTGCTGATGATCGCCGGGACGACCGGCGGGATCGAGGTCGGGAAGATCGGCCTGCACTTCCTCCAGGACCTCGGGCTCGCGGACACCGTCGTGAGCGTGATCTACGTGCTCCTCCTGGGTGGGATCGGCCTGTTCGTCACCTACACGGCGATGGGGGACGGTGACGGCGGCGGGCTCAGCCCCGACCACGACGAGGCCGACGGCGAGATCGACGCCGACGACATCCCAGACATCGCCAAGAAGATCCAGTCCTACAACATCCCGCCGATGATGAAGCTCCGGGGCGGCATCAGGGTCTCGCTGTGGCTGATCCTGGGAGTCGCCTTCGCGACCGGGCTGCTGTCGGGCTTCCTCGGCGTCGGCGGCGGCTTCATCCGGATGCCCGCGCTGTTCTACCTGATCGGCGTGCCGGTCCCGATTGCGGTCGGGACCGACCTGTTCGAGATCGTGTTCTCGGGCGGGATCGGGAGCTTCCTGTACGCCATGGACGGCGCGGTGAACCTCACCATCGTGGTGCCGCTGTTGGCCGGGAGCGCACTCGGTGCGCGCCTGGGAGCGGCAGCGACGGACCTGGTGAACGAGGACGACATCAAGGTGTACTTCGGCGTGATGCTGCTGCTCGGCTCGATCGCGGTCGCGGTCCGACAGGTCGGGAACGCGATCGACGTCCCGGTCCTTCAGACGGTGTCGCTGGTCATCATCGTCGGCGCCGCGGTGCTGGTCGCCGGCGCAGTCGTCGTTAGCTCGATCCGGGAGCTCCGGGCCGAGTCGACGACGACGACGACCTCGACGGCCGACTGA
- a CDS encoding DUF7512 family protein, with protein MFGLENATGLQGAGLVMGVVLLEAIILYIGYGALERLFGPTLVKMVSGE; from the coding sequence ATGTTCGGGCTTGAGAACGCCACCGGCCTGCAGGGTGCAGGCCTGGTGATGGGAGTCGTACTGCTCGAGGCCATCATTCTGTACATCGGGTACGGAGCGCTCGAGCGGCTCTTCGGACCGACGCTCGTGAAGATGGTGAGCGGAGAATGA